A single genomic interval of Juglans regia cultivar Chandler chromosome 1, Walnut 2.0, whole genome shotgun sequence harbors:
- the LOC109013232 gene encoding uncharacterized protein LOC109013232: protein MARLPYFSLRKVLLLYLVLFLFTSVLFCACSESQPQSKRLLGRRRMLEIEEEEDDQPKKKTTSLSTKNQTKLIKPGLSSKNQTKLGLSSKTQTKLTKSTNSTKAASIVLSEIELKKLNSTSKIKKLNSTSKATNSTKLPTSSSMKKSSDLLKISIPKDKTTKLTSTKDIQTYQEKNLNEHESEKPNKDQKADKKADQQKTKKQTQPSWIDDEDGQDDLVSGLTDLPTKFQQTLIPDLEKFSTTSKLYLTKANKEITKGFKPLVGNKYAPSIAALVSCAFIFVPLVLVSLVFNRIKAYFSLQKLLIFVQVYLSIYFTILCLSSLITGLEPLRFFYATSHSTYICLQLLQTLGYVLYLLLLLMYLILVFSTECGLGSRLMGLAQTLVGLAVGLHYYMAVFHRMVLHQPPQTNWKIHGIYATCFLVTCLFANADRRKKSYMEEGGEEGKKS from the coding sequence ATGGCCCGCCTTCCTTATTTCAGTCTCAGAAAGGTACTTCTGCTTTATCTTGTGTTGTTCCTCTTTACTTCTGTTCTCTTTTGTGCCTGCTCAGAATCTCAGCCCCAGAGCAAAAGGTTGCTTGGTAGAAGAAGAATGTtggaaatagaagaagaagaagatgaccagCCGAAAAAGAAAACCACCAGTCTATCCACCAAGAACCAGACCAAGCTCATAAAGCCTGGCCTGTCCTcgaaaaaccaaaccaaactcgGCTTGTCCAGCAAAACCCAAACCAAGCTTACCAAAAGTACAAATTCTACTAAAGCagcatccattgttctctctgAGATAGAGCTCAAGAAGCTCAATTCCACCTCCAAGATCAAAAAGCTAAATTCCACATCGAAAGCCACAAACTCTACCAAATTACCCACTTCATCTTCCATGAAGAAATCCTCGGATCTACTCAAAATAAGCATACCCAAGGACAAAACAACCAAACTCACCTCCACCAAAGACATCCAAACCTATCAAGAGAAGAACCTCAATGAGCATGAATCTGAAAAACCAAACAAGGACCAGAAAGCAGATAAAAAAGCCGACCAACAAAAGACAAAGAAACAAACACAACCCAGCTGGATTGATGACGAAGATGGTCAAGATGATCTGGTTTCGGGACTCACAGATTTACCCACCAAGTTCCAGCAGACTTTGATTCCGGACCTTGAGAAATTCTCAACCACCTCCAAACTTTACCTCACGAAAGCCAACAAAGAAATCACGAAGGGGTTCAAACCCCTTGTCGGCAACAAATATGCACCCTCCATTGCCGCCTTGGTTTCTTGTGCTTTCATATTCGTCCCTTTGGTCTTAGTCTCTCTCGTTTTCAATAGGATTAAGgcttatttctctctccaaaagCTCTTGATCTTCGTCCAAGTATACCTCTCCATCTACTTCACCATTCTTTGCCTCTCCTCCCTGATCACGGGGCTGGAGCCACTGAGGTTCTTCTACGCTACTTCGCATTCCACGTACATTTGTCTACAATTGCTGCAAACGCTCGGATACGTGCTCTATCTGCTGTTGCTCTTGATGTACCTGATCCTCGTCTTCTCGACTGAATGTGGGCTGGGCTCGAGGTTAATGGGCCTGGCCCAGACGTTAGTGGGCTTAGCAGTTGGGTTGCATTACTACATGGCGGTGTTTCACAGAATGGTGCTGCACCAACCGCCCCAGACCAACTGGAAGATTCACGGGATATACGCCACGTGTTTCCTGGTCACTTGTCTGTTTGCTAATGCCGATAGAAGAAAGAAATCATACATGGAGGAAGGTGGTGAGGAGGGAAAGAAGAGCTAG